The DNA window AAAAATCATGAAAAAAATTACCATTAATGACCTGATGAAGTGGAAACAGGAAGGTCGTAAGTTCCCAACATCCACCGCCTACGACGCGAGTTTTGCTCAGTTGTTCGAAAGCCAAGAGATGCCGGTTTTGCTTGTCGGCGACTCACTTGGCATGGTGTTGCAAGGGCACGCCGATACTCTGCCTGTCACTGTTGACGATATCGCTTATCACACTCGTTGTGTTCGCGCTGGTAGCCCTAACTGCCTGCTCATGGCCGACATGCCTTTTATGAGCTATGCCACACCCGAACAAGCGTGTGACAACGCCGCCAAACTGATGCGCGCAGGCGCAAATATGGTAAAAATTGAGGGCGGTGACTGGCTGGTGGACACGGTCAAAATGCTGACCGAACGTGCCATTCCAGTGTGTGCTCACCTTGGCCTGACACCACAATCCGTCAATATTTTTGGTGGTTATAAAGTGCAAGGCCGCGAACAAGATAAAGCCGATCGCATGGTGAAAGATGCACTCGCGCTACAAGAAGCGGGCGCGCAAATCGTCCTGCTTGAGTGTGTTCCGGCGTCGCTGGCGGCACGAATTACTCAAGTACTGGATGTTCCAGTGATTGGTATTGGTGCCGGAAATGTGACCGACGGTCAGATCTTGGTTATGCATGATATGTTTGGTATTTCAGCCAATTACATGCCAAAATTCTCGAAAAATTTCCTAGCGGAAACCGGTGATATGCGTAAAGCGGTCGCCTTGTACATGGAACAGGTACAGGCAGGCACGTTCCCAGATGACGCACACACCATTGCATAGAGGATAGAGTAGATGCAAACCTTTGCCGACATTGCCGCCCTGCGCGATCAGCTTCGCACCTTTAAGCGCGAAGGGCGCAAAATTGCTTTTGTTCCCACCATGGGCAATCTGCATGAAGGTCACCTGACCTTAGTGCGTAAGGCTCGCGAGCATGCCGATATTGTGGTAGTGAGTATTTTTGTCAACCCGATGCAGTTTGAGCGTGCAGATGACCTCAACAACTACCCAAGAACGCTGGATGAAGACTTGAGCAAACTCAACTCGCAAGGGGTCGATCTGGTCTTTACCCCAACCGCCGAGATGATGTATCCAGAAGGTCTCGATAAACAGACCGCAGTCGAAGTTCCTGGACTTTCTAGCATGCTGGAAGGTGCCTCTCGTCCGGGGCATTTCCGTGGTGTTGCCACCATAGTGACCAAACTGTTTAATATCGTGCAGCCTGATGTTGCTTGCTTTGGTGAGAAAGATTTCCAACAACTGGCGATCATTCGCAAAATGACCAGCGATCTGGCGTTAGATATTGAGATCATCGGCGTGCCGACAGTGCGTGAAATGGATGGTCTGGCGATGAGCTCGCGCAACGGTCTGCTGACGATCGATGAGCGCCAACGTGCACCAGTGCTGGCACGCACCATGCGTTGGATCAGTAGCGCGATCCGCGGTGGACGTGACGATTATGCGTCGATCATCGAAGATGCCAACGACCAACTGCGCGCGGCCGATTTGCAACCGGATGAGATCTTTATCCGTGATGCGCGCACGCTGCAAGCGATCAACGCCGACACCACGCAAGCCGTTATCTTGATGTCCGCTTTCCTTGGTAAAGCGCGCTTGATTGACAACCAAGTAGTTGAGCTCAATAAAGAGAGCAAAGAAGAAGCGGAGCCTACCGCCGCCGCTTCAAGCAACGATGCCAATAGCTAAGCTGGCGATGGTTTACTCGCCTATCGTTGAAAGGCAAAAATGAAAAAGGGTTGTCGATGTGACAGCCCTTTTTATTGCTTGTTTTCTTTCTTTTTTATTACTTATTTTATTGCTTCGCAATGGACGTCAGCGTTATGAACGCAGACCAATGCCTCGCGTCACTAGGTAATGGGCAACACCGTATAGCAGCAAAACGAAACCGCCGAGTACAGTAAACGAAGTGGCGATGCCCACATCCGACACCCCTAAAAAGCCATAACGGAAAGCGTTGACCATGTAGACGATAGGGTTGATTTGCGACACCCCTTGCCAAAACTCCGGCAACAGTTGAATCGAATAAAAGACGCCACCGAGATAGGTCAGCGGTGTCAAAACAAAGGTCGGGATAATCGAAATGTCGTCAAAGGTACGGGCAAAAACCGCGTTGATCAGCCCGCCAAGAGCAAACACCACCGAAGTTAAAAACACCGTGGCAAAAATGATTCCCCAATGCTGAACTTGGAGATCGACAAACAGCAGCGAAACTGCGGTGACCATCGCCCCCACCAGTAAGCCTCGCGCTACGCCACCCATCACAAAACCTAAGATGATCACATAATTGGGCACAGGAGCGACCAACAACTCTTCAATGTTGCGTTGAAACTTGGCACTAAAAAACGAAGAGGCGACATTGGAGTAGGAGTTGGTGATCACCGACATCATGATAAGTCCGGGGACAATATACTCCATGTAGCTAAAACCGTTCATCTGGCCGATACGAGAGCCGATCAGGCTGCCAAAAATAATGAAATACAAACTCATGGTGATCGCCGGCGGAACCAAAGTCTGCACCCAAATACGGGTAAAGCGGTTGATCTCTTTAGTCAGCAAGCTACAAAACGCAGTCCAATACAAACGATACATGCTTATTTCTCCTTAGCCTGCTCACGCACAATACTCACAAACAACTCTTCAAGGCGGTTGGCTTTGTTGCGCATCGACATCACCATGATCCCCTGCGCGCTGAGCTGGGCGAAGACCTGATTGAGCGGCTGCGTTTTTTCAATCTCAATTTCCAATGAGTCGTTGTCACAGCGAGATGACACCACGCCAGTCAGTTCAGGCGTCGCCGAACCCGGAGCGAGATCCAAAATAAAGGTTTCCACATCCAGCTTCGCCAACAACGCTTTCATGCTGGTGTTTTCAATCAGCTCGCCTTTGTTGATGATGCCGATATTGCGACACAGCATCTCCGCTTCTTCCAGATAGTGGGTGGTGAGAATGATGGTAATGCCTTGCTGTTGGTTAATCTCTTGCAAAAACTCCCACATGGAGCGGCGCAATTCGATGTCCACCCCTGCGGTTGGTTCATCTAAAATCAACAGCTTGGGTTCATGCATCAGTGCGCGAGCGATCATCAATCGTCGCTTCATCCCGCCAGAAAGATTACGCGCACGTTCTTTGCGTTTTTCCCACAGATCGAGTTTAGATAGGTACTTTTTCGCTCTTTCTTTCGCCAGTTCGCGTGATACACCATAATAGCCAGCTTGCTGCATCACTATCTGTTCCACCGTCTCAAACTGGTTAAAGTTAAATTCTTGCGGAACTAGCCCTAAGTTCTGTTTGGCTAACTCTAAATCGCGGTCAATGTCGTAACCAAAGACCTTCACGTTCCCAGACGTTTTATTTACCAAAGAGGAGATAACACCAATCGTGGTCGATTTCCCCGCCCCATTCGGGCCTAACAACGCATAAAAGTCGCCTTTTTTCACATTCAGGCTGATCCCTTTGAGCGCCTCAAAGCCGCCCGCATAGGTTTTACGCAGTTGTTCTATTTCGAGTGCGTACATAAATCCACATTGCTCTTTTCATCAATAATGCCTATCAAATGACGCCCACTTGCTGCTTTTTCAACCCTGCATTAGAAATTAATCATAAACAAAAGCGCGGCTCACAGGCCGCGCTCTACCATACCGTGGATTGAAACCCAAACCGCCAACGTTAGTTCAATTGAATTGGCGTTTTCTCAACAGTTTTTACCGCTGCATTCAAGGCTTCGTAGCGAAATTTGAAGGTATTCTCTGCGGGCACTAAATCGAGCACGTGGAACCTTTGCAATTGCTCGCGAGTACGCTCGTTTGGACAGAGTAAATAGACCTCACAGTGTGCCTCCAGCGCATCTTTGATCGCGTTTTCCAGCGCTAATCCTACCGTTACATCAATCATAGGTACGTCAGTCAAATCCAAAATCATCACTTCATACTCATTGATACTGGTATGTTGGCGGGAAATTGCTTTCGACACGCTGAAAATCATCGGTCCTGAAAGGTAGAAAAACAGTACCTTACTATTGGCTTTATCCAACAGCGCACGCTCACTGTCAGTCAGCGGCACATCATCGTCATCGGCGTCACTGATCGCTTTCACTTGTTTGGCTTGCTCGCGGCTTAAGCGCTCAATCACTAGGATATTGGAGATAAACACCCCCAACCCGACCGCCGCGATCAAATCGACAAACACGGTCAGAAGCATCACGCCGTACATGATCGCCATCCCCTGCACGCTGACTTTGTGCGCGCGCTGGATAAAACTCCAATCGAGAATGCCAAAGCCGACATAGACTGCAATCCCGGCGAGCACCGCCATCGGAATCGGAGCGGTCAGACCGCTCGCCACCAGTACCACTAGCGCTAAAATCAGCGCTCTTGCCACACCAGAGAGCGGTGAGCGAGCCCCTACCTGAATGTTCGTCACCGTGCCCATGGTCGCGCCAGCGCCGGGCAGCGCACCAAACAGCCCTGAGATCATGTTGGCCAAACCTTGGCCGCGCAGTTCTTTGTCTGAGTCATGCTCTTTACGCGTCAGCGAATCACCAATGACCGCGGTGAGTAAGGTATCAATGCAACCCAAAGTTCCGAGTACCAGCGCATCAATCACCATAGTGGTAAAGAGTTCCGCGTCTAGTACAGGCACCACCAGCGATGGCAAACCCGTGGGAATCTCGCCAATGCGGCGAATCTCTTCGCTATCAAACAGCATCACAGAAAGCAG is part of the Vibrio cidicii genome and encodes:
- the panB gene encoding 3-methyl-2-oxobutanoate hydroxymethyltransferase, which encodes MKKITINDLMKWKQEGRKFPTSTAYDASFAQLFESQEMPVLLVGDSLGMVLQGHADTLPVTVDDIAYHTRCVRAGSPNCLLMADMPFMSYATPEQACDNAAKLMRAGANMVKIEGGDWLVDTVKMLTERAIPVCAHLGLTPQSVNIFGGYKVQGREQDKADRMVKDALALQEAGAQIVLLECVPASLAARITQVLDVPVIGIGAGNVTDGQILVMHDMFGISANYMPKFSKNFLAETGDMRKAVALYMEQVQAGTFPDDAHTIA
- the panC gene encoding pantoate--beta-alanine ligase; the encoded protein is MQTFADIAALRDQLRTFKREGRKIAFVPTMGNLHEGHLTLVRKAREHADIVVVSIFVNPMQFERADDLNNYPRTLDEDLSKLNSQGVDLVFTPTAEMMYPEGLDKQTAVEVPGLSSMLEGASRPGHFRGVATIVTKLFNIVQPDVACFGEKDFQQLAIIRKMTSDLALDIEIIGVPTVREMDGLAMSSRNGLLTIDERQRAPVLARTMRWISSAIRGGRDDYASIIEDANDQLRAADLQPDEIFIRDARTLQAINADTTQAVILMSAFLGKARLIDNQVVELNKESKEEAEPTAAASSNDANS
- a CDS encoding ABC transporter permease; this translates as MYRLYWTAFCSLLTKEINRFTRIWVQTLVPPAITMSLYFIIFGSLIGSRIGQMNGFSYMEYIVPGLIMMSVITNSYSNVASSFFSAKFQRNIEELLVAPVPNYVIILGFVMGGVARGLLVGAMVTAVSLLFVDLQVQHWGIIFATVFLTSVVFALGGLINAVFARTFDDISIIPTFVLTPLTYLGGVFYSIQLLPEFWQGVSQINPIVYMVNAFRYGFLGVSDVGIATSFTVLGGFVLLLYGVAHYLVTRGIGLRS
- a CDS encoding ABC transporter ATP-binding protein — encoded protein: MYALEIEQLRKTYAGGFEALKGISLNVKKGDFYALLGPNGAGKSTTIGVISSLVNKTSGNVKVFGYDIDRDLELAKQNLGLVPQEFNFNQFETVEQIVMQQAGYYGVSRELAKERAKKYLSKLDLWEKRKERARNLSGGMKRRLMIARALMHEPKLLILDEPTAGVDIELRRSMWEFLQEINQQQGITIILTTHYLEEAEMLCRNIGIINKGELIENTSMKALLAKLDVETFILDLAPGSATPELTGVVSSRCDNDSLEIEIEKTQPLNQVFAQLSAQGIMVMSMRNKANRLEELFVSIVREQAKEK
- a CDS encoding SulP family inorganic anion transporter, with amino-acid sequence MSRFSDMNVKGDLFGGVTTAIISLPLALAFGVASGAGAEAGLWGAILVGLFAALFGGSTTLISEPTGPMTVIMTAVLTSMVAKYPESGIAMTFTVVMMAGAFQILIGTLKLGKYITLMPYSVISGFMSGIGVILIILQLSPLLGHAAPSGGVMGTLSALPTTLANMKFGELFLGLLTLGILFFFPKQYRKYVPAQLVALVAVTLLSVMLFDSEEIRRIGEIPTGLPSLVVPVLDAELFTTMVIDALVLGTLGCIDTLLTAVIGDSLTRKEHDSDKELRGQGLANMISGLFGALPGAGATMGTVTNIQVGARSPLSGVARALILALVVLVASGLTAPIPMAVLAGIAVYVGFGILDWSFIQRAHKVSVQGMAIMYGVMLLTVFVDLIAAVGLGVFISNILVIERLSREQAKQVKAISDADDDDVPLTDSERALLDKANSKVLFFYLSGPMIFSVSKAISRQHTSINEYEVMILDLTDVPMIDVTVGLALENAIKDALEAHCEVYLLCPNERTREQLQRFHVLDLVPAENTFKFRYEALNAAVKTVEKTPIQLN